The following proteins come from a genomic window of Alnus glutinosa chromosome 10, dhAlnGlut1.1, whole genome shotgun sequence:
- the LOC133879533 gene encoding eukaryotic translation initiation factor 4G: protein MSYNQSRSDKNDTTQFRKSDRRSASSNQQRGSSGAYVKGGGPAPSPSYVLSSGRNLKRNNNNAQGGQSRASVPTVNSSSLESSNVSTPRSAAVQNGSHVQPQFHGASDMPVTSPAAKPAELSAPQRSNRTVPKVPTSQPASMSSDSTASRTPIKAPGDASKAFSFQFGSISPGFMNGMQVPARTSSAPPNLDEQKRDQARHDSFRSAAPLPTPSAPKQQLPRKDAGAVNQPNTGEAYPVSKAKKDAQVSPAPPASQQQKPPGLPMTGMSMPMPFHQSQVSVQYGGPNQQLQSQGMTAAASLQMPLHMPLAMGNPPQVQPPVFVQGLQPHPMQTQGIIHQSQGLSFTTQMGPQLPPQLSSMGITMSPQYSQQQGGKFGVPRKTTVKITHPDTHEELRLDKRADSYSDGGSSGPRSHPNVPPQSQPIPSYAPSHTMSFYTPNSFNASPMYYPPQSSVPLTSSQMAPSSQAPRFNYQVGQSPQNMTFMNPALSSLPVNKTGSQMHGVADLPNLEHSRDLHTIISSAPSTTIPVTVKPSAGSIGEKVADSMRPNSSHGAEKGESPKHVRPSGEASSSHPERDSEICSESSLQQSKHDTESLVSKSLPVATNLSAVSAVISSEGLVSNPLSSALVSPFEESTVVVPNNEGRRRETLGRSNSIKDHQKKTGKKGYVQSQRQVSSQSTSSSNLHSRDLEHVISSNSGLSGAVEAKPALATPTSSESVSLSRPSLLTVGGATDASELKVESVGEGSTSVSSEISGSRIIVDTFETAHHGNLDESSLQNEELLHETVLKDEQGESRLPEFEFKQDVQSCEISLEPVSLKSSELIKDTEGKQSGQDSDLKAITTSDEVPTLGTSQRGLAEPVECHAEMDGTTDFSDAGSSNGEKASTLDVLSRSDSIGSKEVVTMSCISDQQPAILTPDLLEATSKHEGEIAENFGGGLVSFAASVSKDKPSLDLSKAKNSAKGGKKKMKEILQKADAAGTTSDLYNAYKGPDEKKETAVSMESTESTSNIVDVKQAPADAVEVDSIASEMGGTSKAELDDWEDAADISTPKLEVSDNGQQVIGRLDNHDEDEEVVTAKKYSRDFLLKFAEQYLVLPKGFEVTSETETLMSANFNISHHVERDSYPSPGRIIDRPSGGSRIERRGSGVVEEDRWSKLSGNFSSGRDPRPDLVYGGNAAGFRPGPGGNYGVLRNPRGQPPMQYPGGILVGPSMSSQGGMARNSPDSERWLRGTNSQKGLIPSPQTPLLVMHKAEKKYEVGKVTDEEQAKQRQLKAILNKLTPQNFEKLFEQVKAVNIDNAATLTGVISQIFDKALMEPTFCEMYADFCSHLAGELPDFNEANEKVTFKRVLLNKCQEEFERGEREQEEANKAEEEGEIKQSAEQREEKRVKARRRMLGNIRLIGELYKKKMLTERIMHACLQKLLGQYQDPDEEDLEALCKLMSTIGEMIDHQKAKEHIDAYFDRMKALSNNMNLSSRVRFMLKDAIDLRKNKWQQRRKVEGPRRIDEVHRDAAQERAQVSRMGRTSSISQSTRRAPMDFGPRGSTMLSSPNAHTSGYRGPPTQVRGYGAQDVRTEERPSYESRTLSVPLPQRPMGDDSITLGPQGSLGRGMSIRGPPAISSAPVPDIPAVAADSRRTATGLNGYGTVSERTTHGAREDFIPRNISDRFAAPAAYDQLSPQERNVTLGNRDLKNPDRSYDRSLATSSPSRGQGTAFPQNIPLEKVLPEERLRAMSMAAIKEFYSARDEKEVELCIKDLNSPSFHPLMVSLWVTDSFERKDLERDVLAKLLVSLTKSQDGVLSQAQLIKGFESVLTTLEDAVNDAPRAPEFLGRIFAEVVTEDVIPLREIGMLIREGGEEAGRLRELGLAGDVLGSILEMIKSVKGDSVLSEIRTSSKLRLEDFRPLDPNRSRKLEKFI from the exons ATGTCCTACAATCAATCAAGGTCGGACAAGAACGATACGACACAGTTCCGGAAATCCGATAGGCGATCCGCGAGCTCCAATCAGCAGCGGGGCTCCTCAGGTGCTTACGTTAAGGGCGGCGGGCCCGCCCCTTCTCCGTCATACGTGTTATCCTCCGGCCGCAA TTTGAAGAGGAATAACAATAATGCACAAGGAGGGCAGTCTAGGGCAAGCGTGCCCACTGTGAATTCCTCTTCGTTGGAGTCTAGTAATGTGTCGACGCCGCGTAGTGCTGCTGTACAGAATGGTTCCCATGTGCAGCCTCAATTTCATG GAGCATCTGATATGCCGGTTACAAGCCCAGCTGCCAAGCCAGCTGAGTTGTCGGCTCCTCAGAGAAGCAACCGAACTGTTCCGAAGGTTCCAACTTCTCAACCTGCCTCCATGAGCTCTGACTCGACAGCTTCCAGAACACCTATAAAGG CCCCTGGAGATGCGTCTAAGGCATTCTCCTTCCAGTTTGGGTCCATAAGTCCTGGTTTCATGAATGGGATGCAG GTTCCTGCTCGAACTAGCTCAGCCCCGCCAAATTTGGATGAGCAGAAACGGGACCAG GCACGCCACGATTCTTTTAGATCTGCCGCTCCACTGCCAACTCCTTCTGCACCCAAGCAGCAGTTACCTAGGAAGGATGCAGGTGCTGTTAATCAACCTAATACTGGGGAGGCATATCCAGTGTCCAAAGCCAAAAAGGATGCACAAGTCTCACCTGCACCACCAGCAAGCCAACAACAGAAGCCTCCTGGTCTTCCTATGACTGGGATGTCCATGCCAATGCCGTTTCACCAGTCACAGGTTTCTGTGCAATATGGTGGCCCGAACCAGCAGCTTCAATCTCAGGGTATGACAGCTGCCGCTTCGCTTCAAATGCCGTTGCATATGCCTTTAGCGATGGGAAATCCTCCCCAAGTGCAACCGCCTGTGTTTGTTCAAGGTCTCCAACCCCATCCTATGCAGACTCAAGGAATTATTCATCAAAGCCAGGGCTTGAGTTTCACCACTCAAATGGGTCCTCAGTTGCCCCCTCAGTTAAGCAGTATGGGAATCACCATGTCCCCACAGTACTCCCAGCAGCAGGGAGGAAAATTTGGTGTTCCGCGTAAAACTACTGTCAAGATTACTCATCCAGACACACATGAAGAATTGAGGCTTGATAAACGGGCAGATTCTTATTCAGATGGTGGGTCATCTGGTCCACGGTCTCACCCTAATGTGCCTCCTCAATCCCAGCCTATTCCATCATATGCACCTTCTCATACTATGAGCTTTTATACTCCCAATTCTTTCAATGCCAGTCCTATGTACTATCCACCTCAGAGTTCTGTTCCATTAACAAGTAGCCAGATGGCACCCAGTTCCCAAGCGCCAAGATTTAATTATCAAGTTGGACAGAGTCCCCAAAACATGACGTTCATGAATCCTGCACTTAGTTCCCTACCTGTTAATAAGACTGGGAGCCAAATGCATGGTGTGGCAGATCTACCAAACTTGGAACATTCCCGTGATCTACATACTATAATCTCCTCTGCTCCGTCAACAACGATTCCAGTTACAGTTAAGCCAAGTGCTGGTTCTATTGGAGAAAAGGTTGCAGACTCGATGCGGCCAAATAGCTCACATGGTGCTGAAAAGGGTGAATCTCCTAAACATGTGAGACCATCTGGTGAAGCTAGCTCATCACATCCTGAAAGGGATTCTGAGATTTGTTCAGAAAGCTCTTTGCAGCAGTCTAAACATGACACTGAATCATTGGTGTCCAAGTCGTTGCCGGTGGCAACTAACCTGTCAGCAGTGTCTGCTGTTATTTCTTCTGAGGGCCTGGTTTCCAATCCATTATCTTCTGCTTTGGTTTCTCCATTCGAGGAATCTACAGTAGTTGTGCCTAATAATGAGGGCAGAAGAAGGGAAACACTTGGTAGATCAAACTCTATCAAAGATCATCAAAAGAAGACAGGCAAGAAAGGATACGTCCAATCACAGCGTCAG GTTAGCAGCCAATCTACTTCATCCTCAAATTTGCATTCTCGGGATCTAGAGCATGTTATATCTTCTAACAGTGGACTTTCTGGAGCTGTAGAAGCTAAACCAGCTCTTGCTACACCTACGTCTAGTGAAAGTGTTTCATTATCCCGGCCATCACTGTTAACGGTTGGTGGTGCTACTGATGCTTCTGAATTAAAGGTTGAAAGTGTTGGAGAAGGCTCCACCAGTGTCTCATCTGAAATTTCTGGTTCCAGAATCATTGTTGATACCTTTGAGACTGCTCACCATGGTAATCTAGATGAATCATCTTTGCAGAATGAAGAATTACTACATGAAACTGTGTTAAAGGATGAACAAGGAGAAAGCAGATTGCCAGAATTCGAGTTCAAACAAGATGTTCAGAGTTGTGAGATATCATTGGAGCCTGTTTCGTTAAAATCCTCGGAACTTATTAAAGATACTGAGGGCAAACAATCTGGACAGGATTCTGATCTGAAGGCAATAACTACAAGTGATGAGGTCCCAACTTTGGGGACTTCACAGAGAGGGCTCGCTGAACCTGTGGAATGTCATGCAGAGATGGATGGGACAACTGATTTCTCAGATGCTGGAAGTTCTAATGGTGAGAAGGCCTCAACTTTGGATGTTCTTTCAAGGAGTGATAGCATAGGCAGTAAAGAAGTTGTTACAATGTCTTGTATATCAGATCAGCAGCCTGCTATTCTGACCCCTGATCTTCTGGAAGCAACTTCAAAACATGAAGGGGAAATTGCAGAGAATTTTGGCGGTGGTTTGGTCTCATTTGCAGCATCAGTTTCCAAGGATAAGCCAAGCCTTGATCTGAGTAAGGCAAAGAACAGTGCTAaaggaggaaagaagaagatgaaagaaatacTTCAGAAAGCCGATGCTGCTGGGACTACTTCTGATCTTTATAATGCATATAAGGGCCCggatgaaaagaaagaaactgcTGTGTCTATGGAAAGTACTGAGAGCACTTCTAATATTGTGGATGTGAAGCAGGCACCTGCTGATGCTGTCGAAGTAGATTCTATAGCAAGTGAAATGGGTGGGACAAGCAAAGCTGAGCTTGATGATTGGGAAGATGCAGCTGACATATCTACACCAAAATTAGAAGTTTCAGATAATGGACAACAGGTTATTGGGAGACTGGATAATCATGACGAAGATGAAGAAGTAGTTACAGCCAAAAAATATTCCAGAGATTTCCTCTTGAAATTCGCGGAGCAATATCTCGTCCTTCCAAAAGGTTTTGAGGTTACATCTGAAACAGAGACCTTGATGAGTGCTAATTTCAATATCTCTCATCATGTTGAACGTGATTCATACCCTAGTCCTGGGAGAATAATAGACAGGCCAAGTGGGGGATCTCGAATTGAACGTCGTGGTAGTGGTGTGGTAGAAGAAGACAGGTGGAGTAAACTATCTGGTAATTTCAGTTCGGGGAGGGATCCACGGCCGGATCTTGTTTATGGAGGTAATGCAGCAGGTTTTCGACCTGGCCCAGGAGGTAATTATGGTGTTCTCAGGAACCCACGTGGACAACCACCCATGCAATATCCTGGAGGAATCCTGGTGGGACCATCCATGAGTTCTCAGGGAGGAATGGCTAGAAATAGCCCTGATTCTGAAAGGTGGCTGCGTGGTACCAATAGTCAGAAGGGTTTAATTCCTTCTCCTCAGACTCCATTACTGGTGATGCACAAAGCTGAGAAGAAATATGAAGTGGGTAAAGTGACAGATGAGGAACAGGCAAAGCAAAGGCAATTGAAAGCCATTCTAAATAAGCTTACTCCACAGAACTTTGAGAAACTTTTTGAGCAAGTGAAAGCAGTTAACATTGACAATGCTGCCACACTAACTGGTGTCATCTCACAGATCTTTGATAAAGCTTTAATGGAGCCTACTTTCTGTGAGATGTATGCTGATTTCTGTAGTCATCTGGCTGGGGAGTTGCCTGATTTCAATGAAGCTAATGAAAAGGTAACTTTCAAGAGAGTTCTTCTGAACAAGTGTCAGGAGGAATTTGAGAGGGGGGAAAGAGAGCAAGAAGAAGCTAATAAAGCCGAGGAAGAGGGTGAGATCAAACAGTCTGCAGagcaaagagaagagaagagagttaAGGCTAGAAGAAGAATGTTGGGTAACATTAGATTAATTGGGGAGttgtacaagaagaaaatgttGACTGAGCGAATAATGCACGCATGCTTACAGAAATTGCTGGGTCAGTATCAGGATCCTGATGAAGAAGATCTTGAAGCTTTGTGCAAATTGATGAGTACCATTGGGGAGATGATCGACCATCAAAAAGCTAAGGAGCATATAGATGCATATTTTGATAGAATGAAGGCATTATCCAATAATATGAATTTATCTTCTAGGGTCAGGTTCATGTTGAAGGATGCAATTGATTTGAGAAAGAATAAATGGCAGCAGAGGAGGAAAGTTGAAGGGCCAAGAAGGATTGATGAAGTGCACAGAGATGCTGCTCAAGAACGGGCGCAAGTTAGCAGGATGGGTCGTACTTCGAGCATAAGCCAGTCAACAAGAAGGGCACCGATGGATTTTGGTCCAAGAGGGTCAACGATGTTGTCTTCCCCAAATGCTCATACAAGTGGTTATCGTGGACCGCCTACTCAGGTTCGTGGTTATGGCGCTCAGGATGTTCGGACGGAGGAAAGACCGTCTTATGAGTCGAGGACCTTGTCAGTTCCCTTGCCGCAAAGACCTATGGGTGATGATTCTATTACTCTGGGGCCTCAAGGTAGCCTTGGGAGAGGAATGTCAATTAGAGGACCACCGGCAATTTCAAGTGCTCCTGTGCCTGATATACCTGCTGTGGCTGCAGACTCCAGAAGAACAGCAACTGGTTTGAATGGTTATGGTACTGTATCAGAGAGGACAACTCATGGCGCAAGGGAGGATTTCATCCCAAGAAATATTTCGGATAGATTTGCAGCTCCAGCTGCTTATGATCAGTTAAGTCCTCAAGAGCGAAATGTGACTTTGGGTAACAGAGACTTGAAGAATCCAGATCGAAGTTATGATAGATCTCTTGCAACTTCATCGCCTTCACGAGGACAGGGAACAGCTTTTCCTCAAAATATTCCTTTGGAAAAGGTGTTGCCTGAAGAACGCCTTCGGGCTATGTCCATGGCAGCAATTAAAGAATTCTACAG tgCCAGAGATGAGAAAGAAGTGGAATTGTGCATTAAAGATTTGAATTCCCCAAGCTTCCATCCATTGATGGTATCACTATGGGTCACAGACTCTTTTGAGAGGAAGGACTTGGAACGGGATGTTTTGGCGAAGCTTCTGGTTAGTCTTACGAAGTCTCAGGATGGTGTCTTGAGTCAAGCCCAGCTCATCAAAGG GTTTGAATCTGTTCTGACTACGTTGGAGGATGCTGTAAATGATGCCCCAAGAGCTCCGGAGTTTCTTGGTCGCATATTTGCCGAAGTCGTTACAGAAGATGTGATCCctttgagagagattgggatGTTAATACGTGAAGGAGGAGAGGAGGCAGGTCGTCTTCGAGAATTGGGGCTTGCAGGAGATGTTCTTGGAAGCATTTTGGAGATGATAAAATCAGTGAAAGGTGATTCTGTCTTGAGTGAAATCCGTACAAGCTCCAAATTGCGTTTGGAGGATTTTAGGCCTCTAGATCCTAACAGatcaagaaaattagaaaaatttatttag